The proteins below are encoded in one region of Populus alba chromosome 2, ASM523922v2, whole genome shotgun sequence:
- the LOC118042169 gene encoding uncharacterized protein, with translation MAAPIKTGSPSSPQDLTPLQTTAQQTLPAPPTHPSTNPRRLPPPCWTPDETVALIDAYRDKWYTLRRGNLKANHWQEVADAVARRCPAASPPKTAVQCRHKMEKLRKRYRTEIQRARSMPVSRFTSSWVHFKRMDAMEKGPQAKADDNNSESEGDDNDDDNEDDGDIRESYLENYRNAKNFMNTRSIQKLYGNGIGNSGNGGDNNGLSGGNSSLGSGNAGGFRIRIPTGVSIAQPGPKFYAKAEQKHGGSPNMGVNASPDPYPKLKYGGGVGTSSRVMRGSEEMGKKREREPMEELVAAVKVLGDGFVRMEQMKMEMAREMETMRMEMEMKRTEMILDSQQRIVEAFAKALSEKKKRPKRMPSPES, from the coding sequence CCCCTCCAAACAACCGCTCAACAAACTCTCCCTGCACCGCCAACGCATCCATCCACCAACCCACGGCGTCTGCCACCACCATGTTGGACCCCAGATGAAACCGTGGCCTTAATTGACGCTTACCGTGACAAATGGTACACGCTCCGCCGCGGTAATCTCAAAGCGAACCACTGGCAAGAAGTAGCTGATGCTGTAGCTCGCCGGTGTCCAGCTGCTTCGCCACCAAAAACAGCTGTGCAGTGCCGCCACAAGATGGAAAAGCTCCGGAAACGGTACCGGACCGAGATCCAAAGGGCTCGATCCATGCCGGTCTCGAGGTTTACGTCATCTTGGGTCCATTTTAAGAGAATGGATGCGATGGAAAAAGGGCCTCAAGCTAAGGCTGATGATAATAATTCAGAGAGCGAAGGCGATGATAATGACGATGATAACGAGGATGATGGTGATATTCGTGAATCTTATTTAGAGAATTATAGGAATGctaaaaattttatgaatacGCGAAGTATACAAAAGCTTTATGGAAATGGGATTGGGAATTCGGGTAATGGTGGCGATAATAATGGCCTGAGTGGCGGAAATTCTAGTTTGGGTTCGGGTAATGCTGGTGGATTTCGAATTAGAATACCGACAGGAGTTAGCATAGCGCAGCCGGGACCTAAATTCTATGCCAAAGCAGAGCAGAAGCATGGTGGGAGTCCTAATATGGGTGTTAATGCGAGCCCAGACCCCTACCCGAAGCTTAAATATGGAGGTGGGGTGGGGACTAGTAGTAGGGTTATGAGGGGGAGTGAGGAAATggggaagaaaagggaaagggagCCGATGGAGGAGTTGGTTGCGGCGGTAAAGGTATTGGGAGATGGGTTTGTTAGAATGGAGCAAATGAAGATGGAAATGGCTAGAGAGATGGAGACAATGAGGATGGAAATGGAAATGAAGCGAACGGAGATGATTCTGGATTCACAACAGAGGATTGTTGAAGCTTTTGCTAAAGCTTTatcagagaagaagaagaggcctAAGAGGATGCCTTCACCTGAGTCATAG
- the LOC118042170 gene encoding uncharacterized protein, giving the protein MGSKQTYLEISRYGFLVLFSMGAISCCMVYLCFSALFRPPISSTKFLDSRVSDDLKREDTNGDCCRGIEHLELWGDAVKWGSEFKVNSSKDCCLACKGMCSDDSGPCLCDSWVFCGDKLACGDQFGECWLKKQKDTLEPEKRDSGDHVMWTSGVVFGRGEGIVGFETQYGTFHVKLLPDCAPHSISYILELLASRHCVGCHFYRAESRGKSWDPEGNHIEHAPYGPPFALIQGTLGSYGTVFKDIPTEACPTIRRGSVAWVDSGPEFFLSLANHNEWNKAYTVFGFVLPEDMEIIERIAQLPAKPEVWSNINVAVLENPFPLHVRRIKRSVGNLKP; this is encoded by the exons atgggtAGCAAGCAAACCTATCTAGAAATCAGTCGTTATGGATTTCTGGTTCTTTTCTCGATGGGTGCAATCTCCTGTTGCATGGTCTACCTATGTTTCTCAGCACTGTTTAGACCACCTATTAGTAGTACAAAGTTTTTGGACTCAAGAGTTAGCGATGATTTGAAGCGTGAAGATACAAATGGAGATTGTTGTAGAGGGATTGAACATTTGGAGCTATGGGGTGATGCTGTTAAATGGGGTTCTGAATTTAAAGTCAATTCTTCTAAAGATTGTTGCTTGGCTTGTAAAGGAATGTGCAGTGATGATAGTGGGCCTTGTTTGTGTGATTCTTGGGTGTTTTGTGGAGATAAACTGGCTTGTGGTGATCAATTTGGTGAG TGTTGGCTGAAGAAACAGAAGGATACCTTGGAGCCTGAAAAGCGAGACTCAGGAGATCATGTTATGTGGACTTCTGGAGTTGTTTTTGGGAGAGGAGAG GGCATTGTTGGATTTGAAACGCAATATGGGACATTTCATGTAAAA CTATTACCTGATTGTGCCCCACATTCTATTTCGTACATTCTTGAGTTGTTGGCATCACGCCATTGTGTGGGTTGCCACTTTTACCGTGCAGAAAGCAGGGGAAAGTCTTGGGATCCAGAAGGAAATCATATTGAACAT GCTCCATACGGCCCTCCATTTGCACTAATTCAAGGGACTCTTGGATCCTATGGGACAGTATTTAAGGATATTCCAACAGAGGCTTGCCCTACCATTAGAAGAGGTTCGGTTGCATGGGTTGATTCTGGTCCAGAATTCTTCCTCAGTTTAGCTAACCACAATGAGTGGAATAAGGCATATACAGTGTTTGGTTTCGTTCTTCCTGAAGATATGGAGATCATAGAGAGGATTGCACAGCTCCCAGCCAAGCCAGAAGTGTGGAGTAATATTAATGTTGCTGTCTTGGAAAATCCTTTCCCATTACATGTCCGAAGAATCAAGAGAAGTGTCGGAAACTTAAAACCTTAA